One Thalassotalea sediminis DNA segment encodes these proteins:
- a CDS encoding N-6 DNA methylase gives MNKQIWSVINGYRGKLSGKVFIEVFAGCSAWLKLLSDGELDDEHKFTGEETKEQLAKVLNDCVDVNFTQYQWDIKGSELTELVTSLKKLLDAKAVSFTDLSCAIKELQNGEGKGGFSVPDELAELGSRLIGENVKSVYCPFSRGVDFAMQWPSSVEKCGESLVDLDVFLSEVHSVLLNNNFHTVNINPIYSPYYLGEGGLKQFDASIAIPPMGMKLKSEEISDIWGRFPEKSLMGEVYFLRHMLAQTSGIAVCFVANGFLFRTAAGEKQFKQEMVNKNWIKAVIALPSNLLPHTGIPISILVMDKTKTSEQVKFIDGSSDVFIDKSSRTRNRLINIERIIEAYNSVESSDISVNAVPHDIFDNDFNLSPSRYVLSDESKEAKEYLSQFDTVKLADLVDIVRPQALKHTEDGSQFFYEFNLSSLDDIGFVHGEGKQIIVSQNDIAKATKQTIQPDDVLVVCKGAVGKVGYVDSDIGDNAIASQAFSVLRIKPHIQSINPEALYQYLTSKYGQQLILELATGTSAMMLSSKDLAAMPIPLFSAEKLNQIKEVRQQIIDTNQRIESLKNKIEVLNNSWL, from the coding sequence GTGAATAAACAAATTTGGTCAGTAATCAATGGGTATCGTGGAAAGCTCTCAGGTAAAGTATTCATTGAAGTCTTCGCAGGTTGTTCGGCTTGGTTGAAGTTATTGAGTGATGGCGAGCTTGATGATGAGCATAAATTTACAGGTGAAGAAACTAAAGAGCAACTAGCAAAAGTTTTAAATGACTGCGTAGATGTTAATTTCACTCAATATCAGTGGGATATAAAAGGAAGTGAGTTAACTGAGCTAGTGACTTCCTTGAAAAAGTTGCTTGATGCAAAGGCTGTTTCTTTTACAGATCTGTCCTGTGCTATAAAAGAGCTTCAAAATGGAGAAGGAAAAGGCGGTTTTTCAGTACCAGACGAACTAGCAGAGCTGGGGTCAAGGCTTATTGGAGAAAACGTTAAGTCAGTATATTGCCCTTTTAGTCGAGGTGTTGACTTTGCAATGCAGTGGCCTAGTTCGGTAGAAAAGTGTGGCGAAAGCTTAGTTGATTTGGATGTGTTTCTATCTGAGGTACATAGTGTATTGCTGAATAATAATTTTCATACAGTTAATATCAACCCTATCTATAGTCCTTATTACTTAGGGGAGGGAGGGCTTAAACAGTTTGATGCTTCAATAGCTATTCCTCCTATGGGGATGAAGCTGAAAAGTGAAGAAATTAGCGACATATGGGGGCGTTTTCCTGAGAAGTCGCTAATGGGTGAAGTATATTTCTTGCGTCACATGCTTGCACAAACTTCAGGTATAGCTGTTTGTTTTGTTGCCAATGGATTTCTATTTAGGACTGCTGCTGGCGAGAAACAATTTAAACAAGAAATGGTTAATAAAAACTGGATTAAAGCAGTAATTGCTCTGCCAAGTAATTTGTTACCACATACAGGGATACCCATCAGCATCTTGGTTATGGATAAAACAAAAACGTCGGAACAAGTTAAGTTTATTGATGGTAGCTCTGATGTTTTTATTGATAAATCGAGCCGTACACGAAATCGCTTAATTAATATCGAAAGAATTATTGAAGCATATAATTCCGTTGAAAGTAGTGACATTTCAGTTAATGCTGTACCACATGATATTTTTGATAACGACTTTAACTTGTCGCCAAGTCGTTATGTATTATCTGACGAAAGTAAAGAAGCTAAAGAATATTTGAGTCAATTCGATACGGTGAAATTAGCTGATTTGGTTGATATTGTGCGTCCACAAGCATTAAAACACACCGAAGACGGTAGTCAGTTCTTCTATGAGTTTAATCTATCTAGCCTTGATGATATTGGTTTTGTACATGGTGAAGGTAAACAGATTATCGTAAGTCAAAATGATATTGCAAAGGCCACTAAGCAAACTATTCAACCTGATGATGTATTGGTTGTCTGTAAAGGTGCTGTAGGTAAAGTGGGTTATGTTGATAGCGATATTGGTGACAATGCAATTGCAAGCCAGGCTTTCTCTGTTCTGCGAATTAAACCGCATATACAGTCAATTAACCCAGAAGCGCTTTACCAATATCTAACATCTAAATATGGTCAACAATTAATATTAGAGTTAGCTACTGGCACTAGTGCAATGATGCTGTCGTCTAAAGACTTAGCGGCGATGCCAATCCCATTGTTTTCTGCGGAAAAGTTAAACCAGATTAAAGAAGTACGGCAACAAATTATTGATACTAACCAGCGAATTGAAAGCTTAAAAAACAAGATTGAAGTGTTGAATAATAGCTGGTTGTAA
- the gcvP gene encoding aminomethyl-transferring glycine dehydrogenase has translation MTTQSQNNITLEDLEQTQDFIRRHIGPDEAQTQAMLNDIGAESVDALIDEIVPSDIRLADLPAIEESKTEVKALSDLKAVASKNKVNKTYIGLGYYGTLTPNVILRNVLENPGWYTAYTPYQPEIAQGRLESLLNYQQMCLDLTGLDLASASLLDEGTAAAEAMALAKRVSKNKKSNVFFVAEEVYPQTIDVVKQRAEMFGFDIIVAPADNVVEHDVFGALLQYPSATGEVRDISSLIASVHEKKGIVAVAADIMSLVLLKAPGELGADVVIGSSQRFGVPMGYGGPHAAFFTTSDKYKRSMPGRIIGVSKDTRGNNALRMAMQTREQHIRREKANSNICTAQVLLANMAAFYAVYHGPKGLKTIANRIHRFADILCLGTASKGLKATHANYFDTLTFNLANKEEVVARALSACLNLRTDIAGQVSVSVDETTTREDIAVLFDVLLGEGHGLDIAALDKQIIDCGHTSIPTELVRESDILTHPVFNSYHSETEMLRYIKKLENKDLALNHSMISLGSCTMKLNATAQMIPVSWPEFANMHPFAPVDQAQGYAEMINELGDWLVELTGYDNISMQPNSGAQGEYAGLIAIHKYHESRGDAHRNICLIPSSAHGTNPASAQMVGMKVVVVDCDKNGNVDMADLQAKAEEMRDNLSCIMITYPSTHGVYETTIRDICDIVHENGGQVYLDGANMNAQVGITSPGFIGADVSHLNLHKTFAIPHGGGGPGMGPIGVKSHLAPFLPDHTLVTVDESTKGNGAVSAAPFGSAGILCISYLYIAMLGKKGVTDATKYAITNANYLAKKLSQHYPILYTGANGRVAHECIVDLRPLKETSGITEMDVAKRLQDYGFHSPTMSFPVAGTLMIEPTESEAKPELDRFIEAMVCIRDEVRKVEQGEWTLEDNPLHNAPHTLADITDASWDRAYTTAEAVFPVPAAAANKFWPTVNRIDDVYGDRNLICSCPSVDTYKD, from the coding sequence ATGACTACTCAATCTCAAAACAACATTACGTTAGAAGATCTAGAACAAACACAAGACTTTATTCGTCGTCACATTGGTCCAGACGAAGCACAAACACAAGCAATGTTAAATGACATTGGTGCGGAATCTGTTGATGCATTAATTGATGAAATTGTGCCTAGCGACATTCGTTTAGCAGATTTACCAGCTATTGAAGAAAGTAAAACGGAAGTTAAAGCCCTTAGTGATTTAAAAGCAGTTGCAAGTAAAAACAAAGTCAACAAAACCTACATTGGTTTAGGTTACTATGGCACGTTAACACCAAACGTTATTTTACGTAATGTGTTAGAAAATCCTGGTTGGTATACCGCTTATACGCCATACCAACCTGAAATTGCACAAGGTCGTTTGGAGTCATTATTAAACTACCAACAAATGTGTTTAGATTTAACTGGTTTAGATTTAGCATCGGCTTCATTACTCGATGAAGGTACGGCTGCAGCAGAAGCTATGGCACTTGCTAAACGTGTATCGAAGAACAAAAAATCAAATGTATTCTTTGTTGCTGAAGAAGTTTACCCACAAACCATAGACGTGGTTAAACAACGTGCAGAAATGTTTGGTTTCGATATTATCGTTGCGCCAGCAGATAACGTTGTAGAACACGACGTATTTGGTGCTCTATTACAATACCCAAGTGCAACCGGTGAAGTGCGTGATATTTCATCATTAATTGCAAGCGTACATGAGAAAAAAGGTATTGTTGCCGTTGCTGCTGATATTATGAGCTTAGTGCTACTTAAAGCCCCTGGAGAATTGGGCGCAGACGTTGTAATTGGCTCAAGCCAACGTTTCGGTGTACCAATGGGGTACGGTGGACCGCATGCCGCATTTTTCACAACCAGTGATAAATACAAACGTTCTATGCCTGGTCGTATTATCGGTGTTTCTAAAGATACACGTGGCAATAATGCATTACGCATGGCAATGCAAACACGTGAGCAACATATTCGCCGCGAAAAAGCGAATTCAAACATTTGTACTGCACAAGTATTACTTGCCAATATGGCCGCTTTTTATGCGGTATATCATGGCCCTAAAGGCTTAAAAACCATTGCAAACCGCATTCATCGTTTTGCTGATATTTTATGCTTAGGAACGGCATCTAAAGGTCTAAAAGCGACTCATGCAAATTACTTTGATACGTTAACATTTAACTTAGCTAACAAAGAAGAAGTTGTTGCACGTGCACTTTCAGCATGCCTTAACCTACGTACAGATATTGCAGGACAAGTAAGCGTTTCAGTTGATGAAACAACAACACGTGAAGATATTGCGGTTCTTTTTGATGTGTTATTAGGCGAAGGTCACGGCTTAGATATTGCGGCACTTGATAAACAAATAATTGATTGTGGTCATACATCTATCCCTACTGAATTAGTGCGCGAGTCAGACATTTTAACGCACCCTGTTTTTAACTCGTATCATAGTGAAACTGAAATGCTTCGCTATATTAAAAAACTAGAAAACAAAGATTTAGCACTAAATCATTCAATGATTTCATTGGGTTCATGCACCATGAAGCTAAATGCAACGGCACAAATGATACCTGTATCATGGCCTGAATTTGCTAATATGCATCCATTTGCACCGGTTGATCAGGCGCAAGGCTACGCTGAAATGATCAATGAGCTTGGTGACTGGTTAGTTGAGTTAACTGGATACGATAACATTTCGATGCAACCAAATTCAGGTGCACAAGGTGAGTATGCGGGTCTTATCGCTATTCATAAGTATCACGAAAGTCGAGGTGACGCACACAGAAATATTTGTTTAATTCCATCATCTGCACATGGTACAAACCCAGCGTCAGCACAAATGGTTGGTATGAAGGTTGTGGTTGTTGACTGTGATAAAAATGGTAATGTTGATATGGCTGATCTGCAAGCGAAAGCTGAAGAAATGCGTGACAACTTATCTTGTATCATGATCACATACCCGTCTACACACGGTGTATATGAAACAACTATCCGTGATATTTGTGATATTGTGCATGAAAACGGTGGTCAAGTGTACTTAGACGGTGCAAATATGAATGCACAAGTAGGTATTACCTCACCTGGTTTTATCGGCGCTGATGTTTCTCACTTAAACTTACACAAAACATTTGCCATTCCACACGGTGGCGGTGGTCCAGGTATGGGGCCAATCGGTGTTAAATCGCATCTTGCACCATTTTTACCGGATCATACTTTAGTAACTGTTGATGAATCAACGAAAGGCAATGGTGCAGTATCAGCAGCGCCTTTTGGTAGCGCAGGTATTTTGTGTATTTCATACCTTTACATAGCAATGCTTGGTAAAAAAGGTGTAACCGATGCGACAAAATACGCAATTACCAATGCTAACTACTTAGCTAAGAAGTTAAGCCAGCACTACCCAATTCTTTATACTGGTGCTAATGGTCGCGTAGCTCATGAATGTATTGTTGATTTACGTCCATTAAAAGAAACGTCTGGTATCACGGAAATGGATGTTGCCAAGCGCTTACAAGATTACGGTTTCCACTCCCCAACAATGTCTTTCCCTGTAGCGGGTACGCTTATGATCGAGCCAACTGAGTCAGAAGCTAAACCTGAATTAGACCGCTTTATTGAAGCAATGGTCTGTATACGTGATGAAGTACGCAAGGTTGAACAAGGTGAATGGACGCTTGAAGATAACCCTCTTCACAATGCGCCACACACATTAGCAGACATTACTGACGCGTCATGGGATAGAGCATATACAACAGCTGAAGCGGTATTTCCTGTTCCAGCGGCAGCAGCTAACAAATTCTGGCCAACGGTAAATCGTATTGATGATGTTTATGGCGACAGAAATTTAATTTGTAGTTGCCCAAGTGTGGATACGTATAAAGACTAA
- a CDS encoding type I restriction-modification system subunit M N-terminal domain-containing protein has translation MATKAKKKTENKSVKSFEETLWDTANKLRGSVESSEYKHVVLSLIFLKFISDKFEDKRQALIEGGMGDFVEQVEFYMQDNVFYLPEEARWSFIQKNMKQDDIAVKIDTALHTVEKNNPSLKGALPENYFSRLGLVTSKLASLIDTINNIDTAASECEMTEEDLVGRVYEYFLGKFAANEGKGGGEFYIMSSLFFTNECHLQKAA, from the coding sequence ATGGCTACTAAAGCAAAAAAGAAAACCGAAAATAAATCAGTTAAGTCGTTTGAAGAAACCCTATGGGATACCGCTAATAAACTGCGTGGTAGTGTTGAATCATCAGAATACAAGCACGTAGTCCTAAGTCTTATCTTCTTAAAATTTATCAGTGATAAGTTTGAAGACAAACGCCAAGCATTAATCGAAGGTGGTATGGGCGACTTTGTTGAGCAAGTAGAGTTCTACATGCAAGACAACGTGTTCTACTTACCAGAAGAGGCTCGTTGGTCGTTTATTCAAAAGAACATGAAGCAAGACGACATTGCGGTAAAAATTGATACTGCGTTGCACACCGTTGAGAAGAATAACCCATCATTGAAAGGCGCTTTACCTGAAAACTATTTTAGCCGTTTAGGGCTTGTTACAAGCAAGCTTGCTTCACTCATCGATACCATTAATAACATCGACACCGCAGCTAGCGAATGTGAAATGACCGAAGAAGATTTAGTAGGTCGAGTTTACGAATACTTCTTAGGTAAGTTTGCTGCTAACGAAGGTAAAGGCGGTGGAGAGTTCTACATAATGTCATCTTTATTTTTTACTAACGAATGCCACCTTCAAAAAGCTGCTTAA
- a CDS encoding type I restriction endonuclease subunit R, which translates to MRNGSVNFQEEFSAKVPALTLLTNLGYTFIPPSECEALKGNTLANEKKSTHQVILLPVMRAFLAKQTFSFSGKQHTLSEAAIDKVMHELNPAMNLGLKGANEKIYNALMYGVSVTEFIDGKKASPTIKLIDWHKIDNNQFHFTEELVVQNAEGTGNRIPDIVCFVNGLPLVVIEAKRPDSNKEGKSTNAEAISQHIRNQGQVEIPHLYAYSQLLLAVNGHEGLYATCGTPEKFWAKWKEEQIPEAEFVRLKNHKLSDEQLNGLFDHRPVKAKDDYLSLLAAGDLTVTDQDRLIISLLRPERLLDMTRLFTLFDKKAGKIVARYQQVFGIKALIERINTFDDSGAREGGVIWHTTGSGKSFTMVFLSKALIWLEELAQCRVIIVTDRVDLEDQLSRTFASGGVLTDRDKKDAMATTGKRLAEQIGKGNERVIFSIINKFGSAIKYKECYNDSPNIIVLVDEGHRSQNGENNIRMQQTLPKAAYIAFTGTPLLKDDKTENKFGKIIHSYTIQQAVEDKTVTPLLYEERIPELNVNDKAIDAWFERSTSKLSDKQKTDLKKKFSQKGQIYQTEGRIELIAYDIADHFQNFKQQGLKGQLACDSKASAIRYKKALDKIGTVTSVVAMSAPDTREGHEAVDQESKDIVQNWWKANVNKMDEKAYTKAIIEEYGRDDGPDIMIVVDKLLTGFDEPKNTVLYIDKPLKEHNLIQAIARVNRLHSKKQFGYLIDYRGILKELDTTIEKYQDLAERTQGGFDIDDLKGLYNRMDTEYKKLPGLHSDLWAIFDGVKNKQDGPALRQALAPKVNDIDGKLVDTNIKKRDDFYSALTAFSNCMKVALQSATYFEDKSFENKRDLYKRDLKAFVDLRKQVREDADETINYDEYAEDIRSLLDKHIAGIEVKEPDGAYLVGNLGKDVKPQDMSDDEARNQTDKITGRITKMIEQDLADDPYAQEYFSKMLKKAIEDAKAMFDAPVKQYILFADFEQEVKERKVADVPNDFVDDSGKLNKHAQAYFGLFKHLFDGDFLTEKDLDNDKLVALAFNIDDVVNTAVAEYSINPAEIENAIHMKLLPLLFADLGLDNAQKLIEEVLKITRLGLARG; encoded by the coding sequence ATGAGGAATGGTTCTGTTAACTTCCAAGAAGAATTCAGTGCTAAAGTGCCAGCTCTTACGCTGTTAACGAACCTAGGTTACACCTTCATACCACCAAGTGAATGCGAGGCGTTAAAAGGTAATACCTTAGCAAACGAAAAGAAAAGCACCCATCAGGTTATTTTGTTACCTGTTATGCGTGCCTTTTTAGCGAAACAAACATTCTCATTTTCGGGTAAGCAACATACGTTATCAGAGGCCGCAATTGATAAGGTCATGCATGAGCTAAACCCTGCCATGAACCTTGGTTTAAAAGGGGCTAATGAGAAAATCTACAATGCATTGATGTATGGCGTTAGCGTTACTGAATTTATAGATGGCAAAAAAGCCTCCCCCACCATTAAGCTTATTGATTGGCACAAAATTGATAATAACCAATTCCATTTTACTGAAGAGTTAGTGGTTCAAAATGCCGAAGGCACTGGCAATCGCATTCCAGATATTGTGTGCTTTGTGAATGGGTTGCCATTAGTGGTTATCGAGGCGAAACGCCCGGATTCAAATAAAGAAGGAAAATCGACCAACGCTGAAGCGATTTCTCAGCACATTCGAAACCAAGGACAGGTTGAAATTCCTCACTTGTATGCCTATAGCCAATTGCTATTAGCAGTAAATGGGCATGAAGGTTTATATGCCACATGTGGCACCCCTGAAAAGTTCTGGGCGAAATGGAAGGAAGAACAAATACCAGAAGCGGAATTTGTGAGACTTAAAAATCATAAATTGAGCGATGAACAATTAAATGGGCTGTTTGATCATCGTCCTGTCAAAGCGAAAGATGATTACCTGTCACTTCTAGCCGCTGGTGACCTAACCGTTACTGATCAAGATAGGCTTATTATCAGCTTACTCCGCCCAGAGCGCTTGCTTGATATGACTCGCCTGTTTACCTTGTTTGATAAAAAAGCAGGCAAGATTGTCGCTCGATACCAACAGGTATTTGGCATAAAAGCACTTATTGAACGCATTAATACGTTTGATGATTCAGGTGCTCGTGAAGGTGGTGTTATTTGGCACACCACGGGTAGCGGTAAGTCATTTACTATGGTGTTTTTATCCAAAGCGCTTATTTGGCTTGAAGAGCTTGCACAATGCCGAGTGATCATAGTTACAGACCGTGTGGACTTAGAAGATCAACTAAGCAGAACCTTTGCATCTGGCGGTGTATTAACTGACCGAGATAAGAAAGATGCGATGGCGACCACTGGTAAGCGTTTAGCTGAACAAATCGGTAAAGGTAATGAGCGAGTTATCTTCTCGATCATTAATAAGTTTGGCTCAGCGATTAAATACAAAGAATGTTACAACGACAGCCCAAACATTATTGTACTTGTGGATGAAGGCCACCGAAGTCAAAACGGTGAAAATAATATCCGTATGCAGCAGACGCTACCTAAAGCTGCCTATATTGCTTTTACGGGTACGCCACTGTTAAAGGACGATAAGACCGAAAATAAATTCGGTAAGATCATCCACAGCTACACCATACAGCAAGCGGTTGAGGATAAAACCGTAACCCCTCTTTTGTATGAAGAGCGTATTCCAGAGCTGAACGTTAATGACAAAGCCATTGACGCTTGGTTTGAGCGCAGCACTAGCAAACTAAGTGATAAGCAAAAGACCGACCTAAAGAAGAAGTTTTCTCAAAAAGGTCAAATCTACCAAACCGAAGGTCGTATTGAATTAATCGCATACGATATTGCTGACCACTTCCAGAACTTTAAACAACAAGGCTTAAAAGGCCAGCTAGCTTGTGACTCCAAAGCTTCTGCAATCCGTTATAAGAAGGCATTGGATAAAATAGGCACGGTTACATCGGTTGTGGCGATGTCGGCACCTGATACACGTGAGGGTCACGAGGCTGTTGATCAAGAGAGTAAGGATATCGTGCAAAATTGGTGGAAAGCTAACGTAAACAAAATGGACGAAAAAGCCTACACCAAGGCTATTATTGAAGAGTACGGTAGAGATGATGGCCCGGACATCATGATCGTAGTTGATAAGCTCCTGACAGGCTTTGACGAGCCAAAGAACACTGTGCTTTACATCGATAAGCCTTTAAAAGAGCACAACCTAATACAAGCAATTGCCCGTGTTAACCGATTGCATAGTAAAAAGCAGTTTGGTTACTTAATCGATTACCGAGGCATTTTAAAAGAGCTTGATACCACAATAGAAAAGTACCAAGACCTTGCTGAGCGTACCCAAGGTGGCTTTGACATTGACGATCTGAAAGGTTTGTATAACCGCATGGACACGGAATACAAAAAGCTTCCGGGGCTGCATAGCGATTTATGGGCAATATTTGATGGTGTTAAAAACAAACAAGATGGCCCAGCGCTTCGCCAAGCGTTAGCGCCTAAGGTGAATGATATTGATGGCAAGCTTGTTGATACGAATATTAAAAAACGTGATGACTTCTACTCAGCACTGACCGCATTTTCAAACTGTATGAAAGTAGCATTGCAATCAGCAACCTACTTTGAAGATAAGTCATTCGAGAACAAGCGTGACTTGTACAAACGTGACTTAAAAGCGTTTGTCGATTTGCGTAAACAAGTGCGTGAAGATGCTGACGAAACCATTAATTATGATGAATACGCTGAAGATATTCGCAGCCTTCTAGACAAGCACATTGCTGGTATTGAAGTGAAAGAGCCTGATGGTGCTTATTTGGTTGGCAATTTAGGAAAGGACGTTAAGCCACAGGATATGAGCGATGACGAAGCTCGTAACCAGACTGATAAAATCACAGGTCGAATCACTAAGATGATTGAGCAAGACTTAGCAGATGATCCTTATGCACAGGAATATTTCTCGAAGATGCTTAAAAAGGCGATTGAAGATGCCAAAGCGATGTTTGATGCACCAGTTAAACAATACATCCTTTTTGCTGATTTTGAACAGGAAGTTAAAGAGCGCAAGGTGGCTGATGTTCCTAATGATTTTGTAGATGACTCCGGCAAGTTAAATAAACATGCACAAGCGTACTTTGGTTTGTTTAAGCACCTATTTGATGGTGACTTCTTGACTGAAAAGGATCTCGATAACGACAAGTTAGTAGCTTTGGCGTTTAATATTGATGATGTGGTGAATACTGCTGTTGCTGAGTATTCAATCAATCCTGCGGAGATTGAAAACGCTATTCACATGAAACTGTTGCCGCTGTTATTTGCTGATCTTGGCCTTGATAACGCCCAAAAGCTGATTGAAGAAGTGCTTAAGATCACTCGATTAGGCTTAGCAAGGGGCTAA
- a CDS encoding SH3 domain-containing protein, translating into MSDDNFKSFLNPSLMNEISRIQKQNELLTSIGYQSATISTMHQEMEMLRQSSIIQEPKWLTNAKTLAEQSYSLIKVLEQPAWLKTINKFEELTRHTRLAFESSKTYDNLIKSVGLLNSSFDNERWNSLVEYNNHLFDTFEQPEWMRSINRFDEISRLSRKAFVQNESYSQLIESAKNASQLYNLEAFENIANLRNSPLNRFNELVERAFKNPEFSSDIQELDEDINNEISQVDDFEKLPSAIQNKIIYYLKFIFLTILLNLLSNYIYDQREQLAKTLKLMERPTEVKKFVRSGSAQFDRGVLSGLRVVSGNNVNLRTEPSMKSDIIMKLNTGELIEVVDKSNRVWLKVEVFDGEDVIQGWISRRYTVYFKLK; encoded by the coding sequence ATGAGTGATGACAACTTTAAAAGTTTTCTTAATCCAAGTTTGATGAATGAAATCTCTAGGATACAAAAGCAAAATGAATTATTAACCAGCATTGGTTATCAAAGTGCAACCATTTCAACTATGCATCAAGAAATGGAAATGCTTCGTCAATCATCAATTATTCAGGAGCCCAAATGGCTCACAAATGCTAAGACATTAGCAGAACAAAGTTATAGTCTTATTAAGGTTTTGGAGCAACCAGCTTGGCTCAAAACCATTAATAAATTTGAAGAGCTAACTCGCCATACACGCTTAGCTTTTGAAAGTTCAAAAACCTATGACAATTTAATCAAAAGCGTAGGCTTATTAAACTCCTCTTTTGATAACGAACGATGGAATAGTCTTGTCGAATATAACAATCACTTATTTGACACATTTGAACAACCCGAGTGGATGAGATCAATTAACCGTTTTGATGAAATTAGTCGCCTGTCGAGGAAGGCTTTCGTACAGAACGAATCTTATAGTCAACTGATAGAAAGCGCGAAAAATGCATCCCAACTTTATAACCTAGAAGCATTTGAAAATATTGCGAATCTTCGCAATTCACCTTTAAACCGATTTAATGAACTAGTCGAAAGAGCGTTTAAGAACCCTGAGTTTAGCAGCGATATCCAAGAGTTAGATGAGGATATAAACAATGAAATATCTCAAGTTGATGATTTCGAAAAACTGCCTTCAGCTATTCAGAATAAAATAATTTACTATCTTAAATTCATATTTTTAACGATTCTTCTTAACTTACTATCAAATTACATTTACGACCAAAGGGAACAACTTGCTAAAACTTTGAAGTTGATGGAAAGACCAACTGAAGTTAAAAAATTTGTGAGAAGTGGCTCAGCGCAGTTTGACCGGGGGGTTCTCAGCGGTTTAAGAGTCGTGTCTGGAAACAATGTTAACTTAAGAACCGAACCATCAATGAAGTCGGACATTATCATGAAGTTAAACACAGGTGAATTGATAGAAGTGGTCGATAAATCAAACCGAGTTTGGCTAAAAGTTGAAGTTTTTGATGGAGAAGATGTTATTCAAGGGTGGATATCTAGACGATACACGGTTTATTTTAAACTTAAATAA
- a CDS encoding M48 family metallopeptidase, producing MTRQAAAAEIRTTTSERGVFTYGNDTIHYDVIRKTKPAENAKKTARKVIIKVHPDQRVVATVPHDACDDAIQDAMHKRARWIWQSINEFAKQKDTVLPKRYVSGETQFYLGKRYVLKIINDAEQVSNVKLSRGKLNVTIKQEVSKDIDDRLVKIKPLIDKWYQHKAKAIFHERLAELLPKATWVTGTPTFRVMAMKKQWGSCSTKGNLMLNPHLVKAPKECIDYVILHELCHIAEHNHSERFWRLLTQVMPNWKEVKAKLDDMAEMYLNE from the coding sequence GTGACTAGACAAGCCGCTGCTGCTGAGATCAGAACAACAACCAGTGAACGAGGTGTTTTTACCTATGGTAACGACACCATTCACTATGATGTTATTCGTAAAACCAAGCCTGCTGAAAATGCTAAAAAAACAGCACGCAAAGTAATTATTAAGGTTCACCCTGATCAGCGTGTTGTGGCTACAGTGCCACATGATGCATGTGATGATGCTATTCAAGATGCCATGCATAAGCGTGCCAGATGGATTTGGCAAAGCATTAATGAGTTTGCTAAGCAAAAAGATACCGTTTTACCCAAGCGTTACGTGAGTGGCGAAACGCAGTTTTACTTAGGTAAGCGTTATGTATTAAAGATCATCAATGATGCCGAGCAAGTTTCCAACGTAAAGCTAAGCCGTGGCAAATTAAACGTAACAATCAAGCAGGAAGTAAGTAAAGATATTGATGATCGGTTGGTGAAAATTAAACCACTAATCGACAAGTGGTATCAACACAAAGCAAAAGCAATTTTTCATGAGCGACTAGCCGAGCTACTTCCGAAAGCTACTTGGGTAACAGGCACTCCTACTTTTCGAGTGATGGCAATGAAAAAGCAATGGGGAAGCTGTTCTACCAAAGGTAACTTGATGCTAAATCCTCACCTCGTTAAGGCACCGAAAGAGTGCATTGATTACGTGATACTACACGAGCTTTGTCACATTGCCGAACACAACCACAGCGAACGTTTCTGGCGTTTATTAACCCAAGTAATGCCAAACTGGAAAGAAGTAAAAGCCAAATTAGATGACATGGCGGAGATGTATTTGAATGAGTGA